One genomic window of Sphingobacterium oryzagri includes the following:
- a CDS encoding BT_3928 family protein: METNFNPTQKKNTNLTDIIVGFSRLFVGILFIFSGFIKANDPTGFGYKLQEYFHVFHLDFLNDYAAWIAVLICGFEIILGAFLLLGIYRKNVAWGLLLLIIFFTFLTFYSAFFEVVTSCGCFGDAIPLTPWQSFIKDLILLAFILIIFKHRLRIKPLIKKGAGRSTIATLVVLISFGIGIYTMYFLPFIDFLPYKEGNNIPELMVLPEGKQGDEYEYVYEIKHKGTGETKKVTDKEYMAGIWEDDNWEVVGEPSSRLIKKGYQIPIPDLLISDVDGNDVTQEIITNPYYNFVVVSTYVDKLSTTDIIALDRINTIVRDLSTDYNLRAVLLTASSAQVANSLNEEMDLVLETFYADAVPLKSMVRSNPGVLLLQNGVVVKKWSKITFPSKEELAEEYLAK, translated from the coding sequence ATGGAAACAAACTTTAACCCTACCCAAAAGAAAAATACAAACCTTACAGATATCATCGTCGGATTTAGCCGCTTATTTGTGGGAATTTTGTTTATTTTTTCCGGCTTCATCAAAGCAAACGATCCTACGGGATTCGGATATAAGCTGCAAGAGTATTTTCACGTTTTCCATCTCGATTTTCTAAACGACTATGCCGCATGGATCGCCGTATTAATTTGCGGTTTTGAAATTATTTTAGGGGCTTTCCTCTTATTGGGCATCTATCGGAAAAATGTTGCCTGGGGATTGTTACTGCTGATTATCTTTTTCACATTCCTGACGTTTTACTCCGCCTTTTTTGAGGTTGTTACCTCTTGCGGATGCTTCGGCGACGCTATTCCGCTTACACCTTGGCAATCGTTTATCAAAGATCTGATCCTGTTGGCATTTATTCTGATCATATTCAAGCATCGCCTGCGGATCAAGCCTTTGATCAAAAAAGGCGCCGGCAGAAGCACCATCGCAACGCTAGTGGTGCTTATCTCGTTTGGAATAGGCATTTATACCATGTACTTCCTGCCGTTTATCGATTTCTTACCCTACAAGGAAGGCAATAATATTCCAGAGCTGATGGTTTTACCGGAAGGAAAACAAGGCGATGAATATGAATATGTTTACGAAATCAAGCATAAAGGAACCGGAGAAACCAAAAAAGTAACCGACAAAGAATACATGGCAGGCATTTGGGAAGACGATAACTGGGAGGTTGTTGGTGAGCCAAGCTCGCGCCTGATTAAAAAGGGATACCAAATTCCGATTCCGGATTTACTGATTTCAGATGTTGATGGCAACGACGTTACCCAAGAGATTATTACTAATCCTTACTATAATTTTGTCGTGGTGAGCACCTATGTCGACAAACTATCAACCACCGATATTATTGCGCTTGATCGCATCAATACAATCGTTAGAGACCTATCGACAGATTATAATTTGCGCGCCGTTTTACTAACAGCGAGCTCCGCGCAGGTTGCCAATAGCCTGAATGAGGAGATGGATTTAGTTTTAGAGACTTTCTATGCGGATGCCGTGCCGTTAAAGAGTATGGTACGTTCTAATCCGGGTGTTTTGTTATTGCAAAATGGCGTGGTCGTAAAAAAATGGTCTAAAATAACGTTTCCTTCAAAAGAGGAATTAGCGGAAGAATATTTAGCGAAATAA
- a CDS encoding HipA family kinase — MKIFKPEIRDVNITRYIQPFREGGSLPALVDADDGFSYVIKFRGAGQGRKALVAELIGGELARFLGLRMPEMVFAELDESFARTEPDEEIQDLLRFSVGKNLGVHFLNGAITFDANVDRVSAQEASKIVWLDALLMNVDRTVRNTNMLMWHNELWLIDHGASLYFHHAWDNWEEQLAKPFVQIKDHVLLKYASEVAEVYQEFNHLFTADNLHNVLALVPDEWLIDEARTLSADETRAVYVSFLLGRINHASNFIKQIQDARENRI, encoded by the coding sequence ATGAAAATATTTAAACCGGAAATACGCGATGTAAACATCACCCGTTACATCCAGCCCTTTCGAGAAGGAGGTTCGCTTCCGGCGCTTGTTGATGCCGACGACGGATTTAGCTACGTTATTAAATTTAGGGGCGCAGGGCAAGGCCGTAAGGCACTTGTAGCTGAACTTATCGGTGGCGAATTGGCGCGATTTCTTGGACTCCGAATGCCCGAAATGGTTTTTGCGGAGCTTGATGAGTCGTTCGCACGCACCGAGCCTGATGAAGAAATACAAGATCTTCTGCGTTTTTCGGTCGGTAAAAATCTTGGCGTCCATTTTTTGAATGGTGCAATCACCTTTGATGCCAATGTCGACCGGGTTAGCGCACAGGAAGCGTCAAAAATAGTGTGGTTGGATGCGTTACTGATGAATGTCGATCGCACCGTGCGCAATACCAATATGTTGATGTGGCACAACGAGTTGTGGCTGATCGATCACGGCGCGTCGTTGTATTTTCACCACGCCTGGGATAATTGGGAAGAACAGCTGGCCAAGCCCTTTGTGCAGATAAAAGATCATGTATTGTTGAAATATGCGAGTGAGGTGGCAGAGGTTTACCAGGAGTTTAACCATCTTTTTACAGCAGATAATTTGCACAATGTGCTGGCTTTGGTGCCGGATGAGTGGCTGATTGATGAGGCGCGGACACTCTCTGCAGATGAAACACGCGCGGTATATGTGTCGTTTCTGCTAGGAAGAATAAACCATGCCAGTAATTTTATTAAACAAATACAGGATGCACGAGAAAACCGTATATGA
- a CDS encoding DUF1599 domain-containing protein, with product MDTTTEYNSVISYCKDLFLKKTKDYGTAWRIMRPSSITDQLFIKAQRIRTLEVKKVSKVGEGILDEYVAIVNYCVIAMMQLELVSSASEDLDVPAVEQKYTEKVNETRDLMFAKNHDYGEAWRDMRISSLTDLILMKLHRVKQIEDNQGQTLVSEGLKANYQDMLNYAVFALIKLGLAEQ from the coding sequence ATGGATACAACCACCGAGTACAATAGTGTTATCAGCTATTGTAAAGATTTATTTTTAAAGAAAACAAAAGATTACGGAACCGCTTGGCGCATTATGCGCCCATCTTCTATCACCGATCAATTGTTTATCAAAGCACAGCGCATCCGCACGCTCGAGGTAAAAAAAGTTTCTAAAGTTGGTGAGGGTATCTTGGACGAGTATGTAGCCATCGTAAATTACTGCGTAATTGCGATGATGCAGTTAGAGTTGGTTTCTTCCGCATCTGAAGATCTTGATGTACCTGCTGTTGAGCAAAAATATACAGAAAAAGTAAACGAAACGCGGGATTTGATGTTTGCTAAGAATCACGACTATGGTGAAGCTTGGCGCGATATGCGCATCTCATCCTTAACGGATCTCATTTTGATGAAGCTTCACCGCGTAAAACAGATTGAAGACAATCAAGGTCAAACCTTGGTTTCCGAGGGTTTAAAAGCCAACTACCAGGATATGCTTAACTACGCCGTGTTTGCATTAATAAAATTAGGACTTGCCGAACAATAA
- a CDS encoding DUF3037 domain-containing protein, which produces MPVILLNKYRMHEKTVYEYAVVRVVPRVAREEFVNVGVALYCKKQRYAQVKIFVDEAKCRALDPDIDLELILKHLDSFQRICAGDKDAGKLASLEQAERFRWLTAKRSTLIQCSVLHPGMCVSAEETLQELFDKLVL; this is translated from the coding sequence ATGCCAGTAATTTTATTAAACAAATACAGGATGCACGAGAAAACCGTATATGAGTATGCCGTCGTGCGGGTCGTACCTCGTGTAGCGCGTGAGGAGTTTGTGAATGTGGGCGTCGCACTTTATTGCAAGAAACAACGCTACGCACAAGTGAAGATCTTCGTGGACGAAGCAAAGTGCCGTGCGCTCGATCCGGACATTGATTTGGAATTGATTTTGAAGCACCTCGACTCTTTCCAGCGCATTTGCGCGGGAGATAAGGACGCCGGAAAACTGGCTAGTTTGGAGCAAGCAGAGCGTTTCCGCTGGTTGACCGCTAAGCGAAGTACACTAATTCAATGCTCGGTGCTACATCCCGGTATGTGCGTATCAGCGGAAGAGACACTACAAGAATTATTTGATAAATTAGTTCTATAG
- a CDS encoding DUF4269 domain-containing protein, producing the protein MHISTVDKFDNIEYLASGTAQQQRSYQVLCKSRIFDLLSKFDPLLVGTIPLNIDVPGSDLDIICQADDLEDFQRLVVSSFSACRMFSTTSVLIRAEPTILANFYLEDLAIELFAQRVPVKKQYGYRHMMKEYEILTNRGQEFREKVIALKASGIKTEPAFAQLLDIKGDPYEELLVYEDL; encoded by the coding sequence ATGCACATTTCTACCGTGGATAAGTTTGACAACATTGAGTACCTGGCGTCAGGAACAGCACAGCAGCAAAGGAGCTACCAAGTCTTGTGTAAAAGTCGAATTTTCGATCTGTTAAGCAAATTTGATCCGCTTCTGGTGGGCACAATACCGCTGAATATTGATGTGCCGGGTAGTGATCTGGATATTATTTGCCAAGCCGATGATCTGGAAGATTTTCAACGACTTGTTGTTTCATCATTTTCTGCTTGCCGCATGTTTAGCACGACGAGTGTACTTATTCGTGCGGAACCAACGATTCTGGCTAATTTCTATCTAGAAGATCTTGCTATCGAATTGTTTGCACAACGTGTGCCTGTCAAAAAACAGTACGGATACCGGCATATGATGAAGGAATATGAGATTCTGACAAATAGAGGACAGGAGTTCCGCGAGAAAGTAATAGCTTTAAAGGCTAGCGGGATAAAGACGGAACCCGCCTTTGCGCAATTGTTGGATATAAAAGGAGATCCTTACGAGGAGCTGCTTGTTTACGAAGATCTATGA